From Balneolaceae bacterium, a single genomic window includes:
- the thpR gene encoding RNA 2',3'-cyclic phosphodiesterase: MRLFVSIDFPESILKTIQSWIPEQAGWKKTSLHQMHLTLVFLGDCSAQEKDEIHKILSEIEFTPFDMVIEGLGAFPNESAPRIIWAGVQHCEELINLQQSISDSLKDYIKSKHSDSYIPHITLARKKSNKGINYDLKQMLRKETEKLVVEVESFQLKQSILKSSGSEHIVLLSYS; the protein is encoded by the coding sequence ATGAGACTTTTTGTTTCTATCGATTTTCCTGAAAGCATTTTGAAAACAATTCAATCCTGGATTCCCGAACAAGCGGGGTGGAAGAAAACATCTCTGCACCAGATGCATCTGACATTGGTTTTTTTGGGTGATTGTTCAGCACAAGAGAAAGACGAGATTCATAAAATATTGTCAGAAATAGAATTTACTCCATTTGATATGGTAATTGAAGGTTTGGGAGCATTTCCGAATGAATCGGCACCGAGAATTATATGGGCGGGTGTACAGCATTGCGAAGAATTAATAAATTTACAACAGAGTATTTCGGATTCGCTAAAAGACTATATCAAATCAAAACATTCTGATTCTTACATTCCCCATATCACGCTGGCTCGGAAAAAATCGAACAAAGGAATCAATTATGATCTGAAACAGATGCTTCGAAAAGAAACAGAGAAATTAGTTGTTGAGGTGGAGTCTTTCCAGCTAAAACAGAGTATTT
- a CDS encoding acylphosphatase — METTSKHLIISGRVQGVGFRYFTYKTAKKLNIKGWVKNLQDGTVETVFTGSPENVYNMMEELKEGPASAKVQNVEEVELTTDTDNFNDFTIRR; from the coding sequence ATGGAGACGACAAGTAAACATTTAATAATTTCAGGGCGGGTACAAGGCGTTGGGTTCCGTTATTTTACATACAAAACGGCCAAAAAATTAAATATTAAGGGATGGGTAAAAAATTTACAGGATGGAACCGTTGAAACCGTGTTCACAGGCTCTCCCGAAAATGTTTATAACATGATGGAAGAGTTAAAAGAGGGACCGGCAAGTGCAAAAGTGCAAAATGTTGAAGAGGTAGAACTGACAACGGATACAGATAACTTTAACGATTTTACCATCCGCCGATGA
- a CDS encoding LysR substrate-binding domain-containing protein, with protein MTLTQLSYIVAVDKYRHFATAAEKSFVTQPTLSMQIHKLEDELGITIFDRSKSPVIPTEIGEKIIDQAKTILKESKQLSDIANFKENELKGTFKVGIIPTVAPYLVPLFLRSFLKKYPQVNLVFEELLTQEVIEQLGNDQLDAGIIATPTDQSFIYTEDLFVEPFLGYLSHNHPLNEKEKLSVDDLDQTNIWLLNEGHCFRDQAVKLCKETTKKNNHSPIEFKSGNLETLKRLVEQNFGMTLLPWTAVQEFDSNCANAVIKEFQDPVPSRKLRLIFGRKHLKQTIIGAFKESICSSIPKALKTTEKRVLIE; from the coding sequence ATGACACTTACACAACTCTCATACATTGTTGCCGTTGATAAATACCGGCATTTTGCTACGGCAGCTGAAAAAAGTTTTGTTACCCAGCCTACGCTCAGCATGCAGATTCACAAACTGGAGGATGAACTCGGCATCACCATTTTCGACCGGTCAAAATCGCCCGTCATTCCAACTGAAATTGGTGAAAAAATCATTGATCAGGCTAAAACGATTTTAAAGGAGTCGAAACAACTATCAGATATTGCCAATTTCAAAGAAAACGAGTTGAAGGGTACATTCAAGGTGGGAATCATTCCAACAGTTGCACCTTATTTAGTTCCGTTATTTCTTCGATCATTTCTGAAGAAATATCCCCAGGTAAATCTGGTATTTGAAGAACTTTTAACCCAGGAAGTGATAGAACAACTTGGTAATGACCAGTTGGATGCCGGCATCATAGCCACACCCACCGATCAAAGTTTTATCTATACAGAAGATCTTTTTGTCGAGCCGTTTCTTGGATATCTGTCCCACAATCACCCTCTTAATGAAAAAGAAAAACTTTCGGTTGATGACCTGGATCAAACCAATATCTGGTTATTAAACGAGGGTCACTGCTTTAGAGACCAGGCAGTTAAGCTTTGTAAGGAAACCACCAAGAAAAACAATCACTCCCCAATTGAATTTAAGAGTGGAAACCTGGAGACATTAAAACGCCTTGTAGAACAAAACTTTGGCATGACTCTACTCCCATGGACAGCCGTTCAGGAGTTCGACAGCAACTGCGCCAATGCCGTCATCAAAGAGTTCCAGGATCCTGTTCCATCCCGTAAACTGCGCCTCATTTTTGGCCGGAAACATCTCAAACAGACCATTATCGGGGCGTTTAAAGAATCGATCTGCAGCTCGATTCCAAAAGCATTGAAAACAACTGAGAAACGAGTGTTGATTGAATAG
- a CDS encoding TerC family protein: MDHSLTLWILFNAFILTMLIVDLKVFNRKPHEISIRESLIWTGIWIAMAVVFGIGLYFFMDPQSSLDYFTGYLIEKSLSVDNIFVFLLIFTYFGVDSIYQHKVLFWGIFGALVFRLLFIMVGVALLEQFHWIIYVFGAFLIFTGIKLGLEKDKEIHPEKNPILKLVRRFIPITKNFHGPDFIIKRGKRIIATPMFVVLVVIETTDIIFALDSIPAIMAITRDTFLIYSANAFAILGLRALYFALSGVMRLFHYLHYGLAFILVFIGVKMLIESFIHIPTLFTLGVIVVTLTISVIFSIKYPKEEELEVPEDDLQ, translated from the coding sequence ATGGACCACAGTCTTACCCTTTGGATTTTATTTAATGCCTTTATCCTGACAATGCTGATTGTTGACCTGAAAGTCTTCAACCGCAAACCTCACGAAATCAGCATCAGGGAAAGCCTTATCTGGACCGGAATCTGGATAGCTATGGCTGTTGTTTTTGGCATTGGGCTCTACTTTTTCATGGACCCACAATCCTCACTCGATTATTTTACGGGTTACTTGATTGAAAAATCTCTCAGCGTCGATAATATCTTTGTCTTCCTGTTGATTTTTACCTACTTCGGTGTGGATTCTATTTACCAGCATAAAGTACTTTTTTGGGGAATTTTTGGCGCTCTTGTTTTTCGACTCCTGTTTATCATGGTGGGCGTTGCATTGTTGGAACAGTTCCACTGGATTATTTATGTGTTCGGTGCATTTCTGATTTTTACAGGTATTAAACTTGGCCTGGAAAAAGACAAAGAGATCCACCCGGAAAAGAACCCGATTCTTAAATTGGTACGCCGTTTTATTCCCATTACCAAAAACTTTCACGGACCGGATTTCATCATCAAACGCGGCAAACGAATTATCGCCACACCTATGTTTGTGGTGCTTGTTGTGATTGAAACTACAGATATTATTTTTGCACTCGACTCCATTCCCGCAATCATGGCTATCACCCGTGATACCTTTTTAATCTACAGTGCTAACGCATTCGCTATCCTCGGCCTTCGGGCACTTTACTTCGCACTTTCCGGAGTGATGCGTCTGTTCCACTATCTGCACTATGGGCTGGCTTTTATTCTTGTGTTTATTGGAGTGAAGATGTTGATCGAAAGTTTCATCCATATCCCAACGCTTTTTACTCTTGGTGTAATTGTTGTGACTCTAACGATTTCTGTGATCTTTTCTATCAAATACCCTAAGGAGGAAGAACTTGAGGTACCGGAAGATGATTTGCAATAA
- a CDS encoding ATP-binding cassette domain-containing protein has product MNEKEDQSLPPILEMNNATVRRDGINILDQLSIKIHLNEHTAIIGPNGSGKSTFIKLITQEIYPLANKEGSAPVRMFGNDHWVLEKLRSKLSIVSSDLQNDFLHNTKDGQISGRDVAITGFFSSLRLFPHQTITNSMLEKANEALLLMEADHLADKMLNEMSTGEVRRVLISRALITRPEVLILDEPTTALDFVARHNFMEQIRKVVQSGTTLILVTHHIEEVIPEIERVVLLKNGQKAFDGSKKEILTSKNVSEIYDHPVKLNGNNGLYKVHVD; this is encoded by the coding sequence ATGAACGAAAAAGAAGATCAAAGCCTACCTCCAATTCTGGAGATGAACAACGCTACAGTACGGCGCGATGGAATCAATATTCTGGATCAACTTTCAATAAAGATACACCTGAATGAACATACAGCGATTATTGGTCCGAATGGCTCCGGAAAATCAACTTTCATAAAACTTATTACGCAAGAGATTTATCCACTGGCCAATAAGGAAGGTTCAGCACCGGTTCGGATGTTTGGCAACGATCATTGGGTACTGGAGAAATTACGGTCAAAGCTGAGCATTGTCTCAAGTGATCTGCAAAATGATTTTCTCCATAACACGAAGGATGGACAAATTTCGGGCCGTGATGTTGCAATAACAGGCTTCTTCTCGAGCCTTCGCCTTTTTCCGCATCAAACCATAACCAACTCAATGCTTGAAAAGGCAAATGAGGCTCTTTTATTGATGGAAGCTGACCACCTGGCGGATAAAATGCTCAACGAGATGTCAACCGGAGAGGTTCGCCGGGTACTCATTTCCAGGGCGCTCATCACAAGACCTGAGGTTCTGATACTCGATGAGCCCACTACCGCACTGGATTTTGTAGCAAGACACAATTTTATGGAGCAGATTCGAAAAGTGGTGCAGAGCGGAACAACGCTGATCCTGGTTACTCATCACATTGAAGAAGTCATTCCTGAAATTGAACGAGTCGTTCTTCTGAAGAATGGACAAAAAGCGTTTGACGGATCCAAAAAGGAAATACTAACTTCGAAGAATGTGAGTGAAATTTATGATCATCCGGTAAAACTGAATGGAAATAACGGCCTCTATAAAGTTCATGTTGATTGA
- a CDS encoding ATP-dependent DNA ligase — protein sequence MIAKNFNFYTLCKVIQTIRETRSTNSKIQIFAEYLRQLKSDRNLHLATQFTAEGAFEEVSGKRASVGSRTSGLAAAKFCEIDYDLVFKPCRTATGSSSEAIERLMNNIPEAIAKREPKNLSLEQVDEIFDRLYAVSSRADKEKILWETWQRMTPVEIKYFIRMLSQGSLRIGFETRSVVSSIAKAFQQDREDVRYAHMITGSIGKTAILAKHNQLEKAQFKLFHPLSFMLASPIESRAVDNIEEYIAEEKFDGMRAQVHLDGDEIKIFSRDLNDITRSFPDIISFFRERKLPPTVFDGEICVYKDDTILPFQLLQKRMGIKKPGKKILKKYPVLFIAYDLLFTDGTPIFDLILPERRALLEELSEKYHLPTSNQFEISDDADIEHLFQRALKHGNEGLMLKHKESKYEYGQRRKSWLKVKKPGGSFDTVIMYAHAGSGKRGGTYSDFTLGISVKEDERYEEEFIPIGKAYGGYTDAELKKINQKVKELTVERYGPTLGLIPELVVEIEFDDIQVNKRTKAGYTLRLPRFKAIRWDLGPADVNTLHDVEQFYQQKIENEPLSQKENPSFSFSTSSNQT from the coding sequence ATGATTGCTAAAAACTTCAACTTTTATACGCTTTGCAAAGTTATCCAGACAATTCGTGAAACCCGGAGTACGAATTCTAAAATTCAAATTTTTGCAGAGTATCTGCGTCAGCTAAAATCAGACCGAAACCTGCATCTTGCTACGCAATTTACTGCCGAGGGAGCCTTTGAAGAGGTGAGTGGGAAACGCGCATCGGTCGGGAGCCGTACCAGCGGATTGGCCGCCGCAAAATTTTGTGAGATTGATTACGACCTCGTTTTTAAACCCTGCCGAACGGCCACCGGCAGCAGCTCTGAGGCAATTGAACGATTGATGAACAACATTCCCGAAGCTATTGCGAAAAGAGAGCCGAAAAATCTATCTCTTGAGCAGGTTGATGAAATTTTTGACCGGCTTTATGCAGTATCATCCCGGGCAGATAAAGAGAAAATTCTCTGGGAAACCTGGCAGCGAATGACACCGGTGGAGATTAAATACTTTATTCGAATGTTGAGTCAGGGTTCGCTGCGAATTGGGTTTGAAACACGCAGTGTGGTTTCCTCCATTGCCAAAGCGTTTCAACAGGATCGTGAAGATGTTCGATATGCTCATATGATTACGGGAAGCATCGGGAAAACTGCTATTCTGGCTAAGCACAATCAACTTGAAAAGGCACAGTTTAAGCTATTTCATCCACTCTCCTTTATGCTGGCCTCACCCATTGAAAGCCGTGCCGTTGATAATATTGAGGAATATATTGCTGAGGAAAAGTTCGATGGCATGCGTGCTCAGGTGCATCTGGACGGAGATGAGATCAAGATTTTCTCGCGGGATCTGAATGATATCACTCGTTCTTTTCCCGATATCATCTCTTTTTTCAGAGAAAGAAAACTTCCGCCAACAGTTTTTGATGGAGAAATTTGTGTGTATAAAGACGACACCATCCTGCCGTTTCAACTGCTTCAAAAACGGATGGGTATTAAAAAACCAGGTAAGAAAATCCTCAAAAAATACCCGGTGTTGTTCATTGCATACGATCTGCTCTTCACAGATGGAACACCCATTTTTGATTTGATACTACCCGAACGGCGAGCGTTGTTGGAAGAATTATCTGAAAAGTATCATCTCCCAACATCCAATCAATTTGAAATTTCGGATGATGCTGATATTGAACATCTGTTTCAACGAGCTCTTAAACATGGCAATGAGGGATTGATGTTAAAACATAAAGAGAGCAAATATGAATACGGGCAGCGGCGTAAATCCTGGCTAAAGGTAAAAAAACCGGGTGGCTCATTTGATACAGTTATTATGTACGCACACGCCGGCAGCGGGAAACGGGGTGGAACTTATTCAGATTTTACTCTTGGAATTTCGGTTAAAGAGGATGAAAGATATGAGGAGGAATTTATCCCAATCGGAAAAGCGTATGGTGGTTACACCGATGCCGAACTCAAAAAAATCAATCAAAAAGTAAAAGAGCTAACGGTTGAACGATATGGGCCAACTCTTGGCTTAATTCCCGAACTGGTTGTGGAGATTGAGTTTGATGATATCCAGGTTAATAAACGAACAAAAGCCGGGTACACCTTACGGCTTCCCAGGTTCAAAGCGATCCGCTGGGATTTGGGGCCTGCTGATGTGAATACCCTGCATGATGTTGAACAATTCTATCAACAAAAGATTGAAAATGAACCTCTTTCACAAAAAGAAAATCCATCTTTTTCATTTTCAACTTCATCTAATCAAACTTAA